Proteins encoded by one window of Bacteroidia bacterium:
- a CDS encoding class I SAM-dependent methyltransferase — protein MMETVNICPVCDGKDFRQKYKARDHVVSGETYTVEECLSCGLLLTNPRPAKDAIGPYYMSENYMPHSPDDGGLIGNLYKMVRVFLLWRKQKVIASNLADKQSSNTTILDIGCGTGEFLNKCKESGWKTVGVEPVADARKHAKDTFGLSVFEEVEQPEVSKQLYDAITLWHVLEHIHDVNEAIENIYKLLKNDGFVLIAVPNSSSSNAKIYGDYWAALDVPRHIYHFNPSSIQKLMEKHGFSLSSIQPMPMDAFYISMLSERYLGTKLGAARAILNGSVSTLSGMLETEKFSSLAYIFRKSDFKHS, from the coding sequence ATGATGGAAACAGTGAATATCTGCCCTGTTTGTGACGGGAAGGATTTCAGGCAAAAATATAAAGCCAGGGATCATGTGGTGAGCGGTGAAACCTATACTGTTGAAGAGTGCTTGTCATGCGGCCTGCTGCTCACCAACCCACGGCCCGCCAAAGACGCGATAGGGCCGTACTACATGTCCGAGAATTATATGCCTCATTCTCCTGATGACGGAGGATTGATCGGTAATCTTTATAAAATGGTAAGAGTCTTTTTACTGTGGAGAAAGCAAAAAGTGATCGCATCAAACCTGGCGGATAAGCAATCTTCAAATACCACTATTTTGGATATTGGTTGTGGAACGGGAGAGTTTCTCAACAAATGCAAGGAGAGCGGCTGGAAAACGGTTGGTGTAGAGCCTGTGGCAGATGCACGAAAACATGCGAAAGATACTTTTGGCCTCAGCGTTTTCGAAGAAGTGGAGCAGCCGGAAGTGTCAAAGCAATTATATGATGCAATTACGCTTTGGCATGTGCTGGAACATATTCATGATGTAAATGAAGCCATTGAGAATATTTATAAATTACTAAAAAATGATGGTTTTGTTTTAATTGCCGTTCCTAATTCTTCTTCTTCAAACGCTAAAATTTATGGCGATTATTGGGCGGCTCTGGATGTTCCCCGCCATATTTATCACTTTAATCCGTCATCCATCCAGAAGCTGATGGAGAAACATGGATTCTCGCTTTCTTCAATTCAGCCAATGCCAATGGATGCCTTTTATATCTCAATGCTGAGCGAACGCTACCTGGGAACAAAACTCGGTGCGGCCAGGGCTATTTTGAACGGTTCTGTTTCAACTTTGAGTGGAATGCTGGAAACCGAAAAATTCTCCTCCCTGGCTTACATTTTTAGAAAATCGGACTTCAAGCATTCTTAA